DNA from Rubripirellula lacrimiformis:
TGTCCGCTTTGCTGGTCTTTCGATTTTCAGTTGCCCGTTCGGTCGACCTACAAAAAAAACCGACCGACAACCTTTTCAGATTGCCGGCCGGCTTTATGGTTTGCTTCGATCGTTCGGCGGCAAAATGGAGCCGCTGGGAGAAACGCGAAGATCTCGACGTGCTTCTGCACAAGTCTTTAGTTGATCTTGGCGAACCCTAAAAATGATCCCTCTGCCGAAAACTACTGGACCGAAGCAGTGCAGGCTTTGTTCAAAGCCAACACTTAGATTTTAGACTCGCCTGGGCGGTCAGCAAAGAGCATCGGCGTTACTTTCGCCCAACATGAAGCCGGAATGCGAAAGTTTTTCGATCTTTCACACTCCGGGCAATTTCTGTCTCCCGCCATCGGCAGGCCCGCAGCACGACCCTAGGGGGCTGGTCAGGCGGCTAACCGGCTGATGATGGCCGACTATTCCTCGTCTCGCTTGATTTCTTCGAATCCAGCAGCTTCGTCGAGGGCTTCGTAGTAACCGCGGCGAATTTCGCCGATGTCGCTGGCCACCATGCGAGCCATCATGCGATTGACGGGCTGCTTGAACTGGCGGCGTAGTTCTTCGATCGAAGGGTCAAACTTCGTTGGCTCGACCACGTAGATCACTCGCCCCGGTTGGTTCGGAGCGACGCCGACCTTGCCTTCCTCGGTCTGGAACACAGCCTTCATGAACTTGTCGCCGACGGAATCGAGTTCAGGAACGTTCCCGATCGTGGCACCTTGGAAACCGAACGAATCCATCCATGTGAAGGGGCCGAGGCCCTCTTTGAAATTGTCCTTCTTGTCAGCCGGGACGACTTCGGCCAGCGGTTTGCCAGCCTCGGCCTTCTTGGCCAACTCGGTCGCAGCTTCGGTTGCCAACTTACGCGCTTCGTCCAAGCGGATCGCCATCACGACTTCATCGCGAACTTGGTCCAACGTCGGCGTGTAGGCTTCGGTTTCCTCGGTTTTCCATGTGACGTAGATCTTGCCCGACTGATCGTCGGCAGTCCGCACAGGCGAAAACAGCGGCTGTTTCGGCAACTGAGTCTGGCCGTTATCGAAGCCGTACATCATCACACCAAAGCTTGGTCCCCGACGTCCGAATTGGGTACCGACTTCGAACGAGTTGGAGATCGGTTCGTCAGCGATCGACACTTCGGTATGAGGCCCGATCGATTCGAGTTGCAGTCCCAATTCTTTGGCCAATTTGGCCAGGTCTGGGCGAGCTGGCGGATCGACTTCTTTGCCGATTGCCAGGTTGCTGCGGTGGATGCCCAAACGGCTGAAGTGGTTCCGCATGGTCGAGGTGACCGTCGTGATCGCTTTGTCCATTCGGTCGCGAGCAACCGGCCCGGCCAATTCGGCCGCGATGCTGTCCCGGACGTCTTCGAAGGATTGGATCTTAGGAGCGGTCGGCTTCGGTTCGTCTGCGGTTTTGGGTTCTTCCTTGGTTTCCGCAGCTGGCTCTGCTTCCTCGGCTGGGGCAGGTTCCGCTGCGGCTTCTTCCTGCTTCATCTCTGCCGGTTCATCGGCCGGCTCTTCCGACTTTGGCTCGGCCTCGTCTTCGGCTGCCTTGTCTTCGGCTGCCTTGTCGTCCGTTGCCTTGTCGTCCGTTGCCTTGTCGTCCGCAGGCTTCTCTTCCGTTGCCTTTTCCTCAGCAGGCTTGTCGTCGGCAGCTTTTTCGTCCGCAGGCTTGTCGTCGGCAGCTTTTTCGTCGGCAGGCTTGGCTTCGTCGGCAGGCTTCTGGTCGGCGGCAGCTTCGTCGGACTTTTCGTCGTCTTGGAACGCAACCAATCGGACTTCCGATCGGCGGGTAGCTTGCGACGAATCTTCCTTGGCGGGTTCTTCGGCGGCGGCTTCTTCCACGACTTCCTCAGCAGCTTCTTCCGCTTTCTTAGCCGTTTCTTCGGCGGCCTTTTCGGTGGTTTCCGCTTCTTCGGCAGCTTCTTCTGCCTTCTTTTCGACAGCCTCTTCCTTGGCCGTTTCAGGATCCGCCGTCATTTCTTCTTCGACGACTTCCTGGGTTGGCTTCTCTTCTTCCTTGGCCGGTGGGGCTTGTGTTTTTTCTTCGGCGGCCACTTCAGCGGTTTCTTCTTCCTTGATCATTTCGATCTCGGCGCTGGCTTCTTCCGTTTCGGTTTCCTTCATCAGATCACCGACGGTGGGCTGAGCGATTTCGTCGACGGGCAATTGGAAATCGCCGCCGCTGAGACGTCGCTCGTATTCAGCCTTGATTTCGTCTTCGCTTAGCTTGGCGATTTCTTCGTCCAAGAAAGTTTGGTAGTTGCCGACCAAGTATTCGAATTTGGACGAATACCGTTTGTGAAAACCGGCCTCGGTCGACTGATCGCTAGCGTCACGATCTTTTCCGTCTTCGTAGACTTCTTGGATTCGCGATTCCGGCGGCTCGGCGTCCGTCTTTTCGATGTAATCGTTCACCAGCACGCCGTAGGCGTTGATCGTGGCGTTCTGATTCAATTTCAGGAAATTACGCCATTGTTCATCGGGCGTCAGCAACGGCCCCTGTTTGCCGAACAGACCCGAGTTGCCGCGTCGCAGGTAGACATCGGCCAACAAGTGATTGCGAAGCTGTTCGTACAGGTGGGGCGGCCCCATGCGGTTGCTGGTCGACTGCATCAGCATCGAGGTTCTTTCGCTGGGGCTGAAGAGCCCGTCGGTGAACCGTTCCAGCCAAACGTCCAGAGCGTTGTCGTCCAGTTCGAAACCAGCTTTTCGAGCTTGGTCGGCGAACATAAACGTACGGATGGTGCCTTCGTCGCTGGGGTTTTCGTTGATTCCCAGCGATCGAATTTGCTTGGCTTGGGCGTCATAATCGAACCCCGAAGTGCGGGGGACACCGCCACGGGCGATCGTTTGATTGGCTAGGTCAGCCAGAAATCGCACCGTTGCGGCATGATTTTGTGTGAAATAACTGACCCGATTTTGCGTCAAATCCATCCCGTCGTACTTGGCGACGACGACATCGTTGCCGGCGCCGGCCTGTTTTTGCAGGTATGTTTGCAGGATCGGCAGCACGACGAACGAGACCAACGCGAGCAAAGTCGCGAAGATCATGAACGGTTTCAGGTTCCGTCGGAACAGTTCAAAAGGACTGGTGCTCATGAGAAAAAGAACTTTCGGCCGCGATGGTCTGGCGGTAACTGGGCAGGGGGAATACGGTTTCCGTCGATCCGGAGAGAAATCGGCCAGTCGGCTTGACAACTGGGCCGGACCGTTCAACTCTCTTTGGACACGGGGGACTGCCTCGGCTAAACACTGGGTTCAACAGAGGGACATGCCGACGGCGTGCACCGACACGAACCGGAAAGCGTATCGCCGGCGGTTTTGAAGGGTCAAGCCGAGATTGATGCTTTGCAGCCTGACTACCTCCAGATTCGTCCCTCCGGACATCCCGTCCACCCCATTCTCCTTTTACCTTTTGATGTGTTTGCATGGCCAAAAGCACGGGCAAAGCGTTAGTGATCGTCGAATCGCCGGCGAAAGCACGAACGATCGCTAAATTCCTTGGCGCGAATTACTTGGTCGAGGCCAGTATTGGCCACGTTCGGGATTTGCCGGCCGGTAAAAAGGAGGTGCCAGAGAAGTTCAAGGCCGAACCGTGGGCCTATCTGGGGGTCAACACGGACGCCGATTTCGAACCGCTGTACATCGTTCCGGACGAAAAAAAGAAACAAGTTAAAAAGCTGAAAGATGCTTTGAAACAGGCCGACGAACTCTATCTGGCGACGGATGAAGACCGCGAAGGGGAAGCGATCAGCTGGCACCTTCAGGAACTTTTGAAGCCCAAAGTCCCGGTTCACCGCTTGGTATTCCACGAAATCACCAAGGAAGCGATCCAAAACGCCCTGTCGGCTACCCGCAAAATCGACGACTCGCTGGTCAAAGCCCAGGAAACCCGCCGGATCCTGGACCGCCTGTACGGATTCGACATGTCGAACCTGTTGTGGCGAAAAATCGGCAAAGGAACCAGCGCCGGACGCGTCCAATCGGTCGCGGTGCGGTTGATCGTCGACCGCGAACGCGAACGAATCGCTTTCGTCGATTCGACCTACTGGGACTTGGGCGCGGTCTTTGCGACCGCCGCTGGCGAACCGCTGCAGGCGACGTTGTCGACCGTCGACGGGCGACGAATCCCGCGTGGAAACGATTTCGATTCGACAACCGGTCAGTTGAAAAACCAAGACCTGTTGCAGATGAACGAGGTCCAAGCCAACGAATTGGCCGAAAAACTTCGCAAAGCAGACTTCAAAGTCACCAAAGTCGAAGTCAAACCGTTCACCGAACGACCACGGCCGCCGTTCACGACCAGTACGCTGCAACAGGAAGCCAACCGAAAACTTGGCTTCACCGCAAAACGGACGATGAGCGCAGCCCAACGGCTGTATGAAAACGGTTACATCACTTACATGCGTACCGACAGCATGACGCTTTCGAAAGAAGCGATCTCGGCCGCACGGAACCTGGTGACCAGCGAATATGGCCAAGACTTCCTGCACCCTGACGTCCGCGTGTACAAGGGGAAAGTGAAGAACGCCCAGGAGGCTCACGAAGCGATCCGCCCCGCCGGTACGCCGTTCCGTGTTCCCGAAACCATCCGCGGCGAACTGGATTCGGATCAGTTCCGGTTGTTCGATCTGATCTGGAAACGGACCGTTGCGTGCCAGATGGCGGACGCCAAAAAGCAACGCATCAGCATCAGCATCGAAGGTGGCGGAGCAACGTTCACCGCCAGCGGTACCAGCATCCTGTTTGAAGGGTTCCTGCGAGCCTATGTCGAGGGCAGCGACAATCCGGAACTGGAACTGGCCAACAAAGACACGCTGTTGCCCAACGTCCAATCGTCGGACCCATTGGACGCCAAAGAACTGGAACCCAAGGGGCACACCACCCAGCCGCCAGCCCGGTACACGGAAGCCTCGCTGACGCGGACGCTGGAAGAAAAAGGCATCGGGCGACCGAGTACGTACGCATCGATCATCGGCACGATTACCGACGAACGACGCAATTACATCGTCAAAAAGGGTTCCGCCCTGGTCCCGACCTGGCGTGCGTTCAGCGTGACGCGATTGATGGAAACGCACTTCGGAACGTTGGTGGATTACGAATTCACCGCCGAACTGGAAGACTTCCTCGATTCGATCAGCCGCGATGAAGGGGACCGCGATGACTACCTTCGCAAGTTCTACTTCGGCGACGATTCGACCGACAAACACAACGTCGGGCTGAAGCACCGCCTAGTGGAAAAGCTGGACAAGATCGATCCCAAAGAATCGGCGATGTTTACTCTGGGCACGCCCACCGAAGGGGAACACCTCGAAGAGGTCTTCGTTCGCGTTGGCAAGTTCGGTCCCTACCTGGAACAGGGCGATCGGACCGCATCGATCCCGGACGGTTTGCCGCCCGACGAAATGGACCTTCAAAAAGGCTTGGAACTGCTGGAAGCCGGCCAGGTCGAAGAGGAACCGATCGGCTCGGACCCCGAAACGGGCAAGCCAATCTACCTGAAAGTCGGCCGGTTTGGGCCCTACATCCAACTGGGCGAACCGGACGATCCAGAGAAACGAAACCAAGGGCTGCTGCAGGGGATGGAGGTCGCTGACCTGACGCTGGAATTGGCGTGCAAGCTGCTGACGCTGCCACGCACCCTGGGCGAACACCCCGAATCCAAGGCACCCGTCCAAGCGTTCGATGGCCGCTACGGGCCATACATCAAGTGCGAGAAAGACACGCGTTCGCTCCCAGCCGGTGTTTCGCCGCTGGAAGTGACTTTCCAGGAAGCCTTGGACCTGCTGAAACAACCCAAGACCCGCGGCCGGGGAACCCCGAAAGAGCCGCTGAAGATGTTCGAAAAACCTTCGCCGATCACAGAAAAGGAAGTCAAAATCCTCGAAGGCCGGTTCGGCCCCTACGTGACCGACGGAGAAACCAATGCCAGCCTGCGAAAGGGCATGGAACCGAAGGAAATGACCTTCGAAGCCGCTTTGGACCTGCTGGCTGAACGAGCCGCCAAGGGGCCAACGAAGAAAAAGAAAAAGAAGGCGACGAAGAAGAAAGCGACCAAAAAGAAGGTTGCAAAGAAGAAAACCACGAAGAAAAAGGCCGCCAAGAAGAAGGGCGTTGCCAAAAAGAAGGCTTAGTGGCCCAGGGTCGCCAAAACGACCTCTTCCCGTAATCCACGGGGCCAATTACACTTCGGCCCCAAACTAAACCACTCGGAGATGATATAGATGCCGTCCGGAATTGAACGCGTTCGCGAAATCCGTCGTTTACGCACCCGCAGAAAGAAAGTTGCGAAGCTGTTGGCTCGCGCCAAAGCCGGAACGATGGAAAAGTCGGAAGTCGCACGCAAACTGCGTCGCATGACGACCGGTGCTGAAGTCATCATCGAGCGCGAAGGCTTGAAGTAGAACCCTTCCAGGTTCTCGCCCCGCCCCCCCAGCTATCTGTCCAATCGATCTCACCAGAGATCGGTTCATGCTGCGCGGCGACGATTCGGCCACCGAACACGTGACCACCGAAAGCATTGGCGGTTTGCCGATTCAATGAGCCGTTAGGCGATAGCCTCGGTTAGCGTCACCTGGTACCGGAAACTTCCGGCCAAACGCAAACGCCGCGAAGCGTTCACGCTCCGAGCAGCTCTTCGTAGCGCAAGTAGCGCAACTCGCCAACAGCTTCGGCCACCGGACACGCGACTACCGAAAGTCTTGGCGACATTCGCTACGAAACACTTCGACGCTAGCGGCCCGATCAGGGCGTGGGCTTCAGTCGAGCGATGATCTTGTCGCCTTCGACCTGGATGCTTTCGAAGCGACGGATGGCCTTGGCACCCTTTTCGTCTTTGTAGATCTCCTTGGCCAGATTCTCGCTCTTCATCGCCTCCATGAACGTGTCGGGCAACGGTTCGCCCTTCACTTCGGCGGATACCAACCGGACCATCAAAACCCCTTCGTCCAGCGAAACGTCAAACGTTCCCGAACCATTGAAGTATCGCCCCTTGGACCCTGGGATGAACGAATCGGTGGGGACACTGATGTCACCGGTGATTTTCCCATCTTCGATTCGGACCAGCAGTTTGCCGCGAAGCTGCTTCTCTTTGGCGATCAAGGCATTGATATCGTCGGCGGTCAGCACCAATTCACGCCCTGGGGCGTCGGCATCAGACGGCTGATCCGGATCACCGGGCCCCTGCTGCGACGGCGAAGGCACTTGCTGCGGAAGCTGGCCGGACGGTTCGGCACTATCGTCGCTGGGGGTGACGTCCGCGACGGTGTCGCCCGATCCCGGATCCCCTTCGATCGCGGCTTCGGCCGCATCCTGAACCGCGGCGGTGCCGGCACCGCCGCTTTCCAGGCTGGCCTGAAACGCTTCGAGCCGCTGCTCCAGCTCCGCCAGCTTTTCCTCGGGGTATTCGACCGCGGGCAGTTCAAGCGGTTCGGTGTCGGTGAACTTTTCGACCTGTTTTTGAACCGCGAAATAGGTCCCGAAGCCGGCACACAAAATCAGAATCAGGCCGCCGACGAAGACGCCGATGCAGCCAAATAGCAGGCATCGGCCGTTTTTGGTTTCCGGTGGCCGGTCCACTGCCGGTCCGGCTGGAAAGACACCGCCGGCCGGAGCCTGGGTTTCGGGAGTGGGGTGATAGGCATCTGACACCGCGATGATTCTCCCGTTACTGCTGGTCAGGCCACGCAGCGCGCGCCTGCCGCAGCGATGACGTCAGTCGAGCTTTCTAACCCACCGACCATAGATTTTGGAACCATTCCACTCGGTCAGCCCGGCGAGGACTGTAGTTCGTGGTCGCGTTGAATTTTTGGTTCTCTAGGAAGCTCAAGAATGCCTGATGAGGCACTTCGGCGTGCTGAGCAACCAGGTCGACCATTTCGCTGTCGGCCTTCCACGCGTACAGGACCTTGTTGTCCTTTTCGAACTGCGAGTCCAGGTATTCTGCGTTCGTTGTACTGGTGACGACGAAATCGCAGCCCTTTTTGCATAGGAATCCTAGCAATGACGAAGCCAGTGCTCGCGTCAGCGTTAGGTCACCATCGCACGAAAACGATGCGATATTCCACACGCTGACGAATCCGTCCTCGTCCAAATCCTCCGGCGAAATTTTGACCGTGATGTCTTCTAAGCCTTCTCCAACCGCCATGGATTTTCCTTCGCGCACGTAATAAACAGTCGTTTGAGCACTGCATTATACCCTGCTTCGAAGTTTTCGATAAGGACCAGCAGCGTCGATCCCCAACACAGGCCCGGCACATGATCGACTCACGCCCGGCGACCACCCGGCGGACGTTGATGGCTGCCCGCACGGGGTGTGCCTGGATGCGTGACCGTTTGCTAGGCCGCGATCGAAAAGCCGCTGGCAAGTGGACGCCACGCGGCGACCACGACCGGGGCGACCACGACTGGGGGCCGTGTTCGGCTGCCACCGTGGCGTGATAGAATCCCGCCGCGGCGATGCCCCGGTCGACTTCGACAGAGGCGTTGGCCTGAAATCACCTCTCCCCCCCGAAATTGCGAGCGACCAGTTGGACAACCTCGATTCACTCAAAGGCAAGTGGACGCTTCGAAAAGTCCCGCTGAAACGGGGGACGCTGTTGGTCAGCATCAACGAGGCGGCGGTTCCATACGTCGGGAACCCTAAACTGGGAATCAAATTGGGGTTTGCCATCCCGTACAACCTGCCACCCGACGCGGGAGCCCCCGACCCGGAAGAAAACGACGACGTGTCCAAGTTGGAGGACGCGATCTGCGAGATCGTCGCTGCCCAGACCACCGGGATCCATGTGCTGACGCTGACGGCGCCGGACGCTAAAGAACTTGTGTTCTATGTCACCGAAGGCGTGGACGTCGCTCAACTGCACGAACTGGCACGCGCCAAAACGGACAACTACGACGTCCAGTGCATGGCCCAACGCGATCCACAGTGGCTGTCGTTTCAGGAATTCTTGCCCGCATCCTAAAAAGGCTGTCCGCTGCATCGGCTCCGTTTGTAGCACCGCCTCTAGGCGGAACGGGCACCGAGCGCCAGACCCGACCGAGCCGAAAAACGCCGGCTGAAGCCGGTACTACCAACGGAACGGACGGCTACCTTGATTCAGGGCACCGATGCTTGGGCGCTGGGAACCTGTGGCGCAGCGCCGCCACGACCGGATCACTCGGGTTCGATGCCAAAGTCTCGGATCGTGGTCAACGTGGTCAGCTCGATCCCTTTTTCTTTGAAGGCTTCGCGGCCGCCGGCCAATCGGTCGATGATGGCGATGACCTGGTCGACAACCAAACCAAACTTTCGGGCTGCTTCGACAGCCTGGATGGCACTGCCACCGCTGGTGATCACATCTTCGACGATGACCACACGTTGGCCGGGTTCGACGGGGCCTTCGACCTGCTTGCCGGTTCCGTGACCTTTGGGTTCCTTGCGAACCATGAACCCCTTCAGCATCAGATCACGCTGGCCGGCAATCGTTACGATCGACGCGGTGATCGGATCGGCCCCGATCGCCATGCCGCCGACTGCGGCCGGCAGTTCGCCCTGCGACTGCAGGACTTCTAGCATTCCCTCGGCGACGACGTTGGCGCCACGTGGATGCAGCGTCAGGGTTCGGCAATCCAGATAAAACGAAGCTTTCTTGCCGCTGGCCAGCGTGAAATCGCCTCGGCGCAGAGACTCGGATTGGATCAGTTCGATCAGTTCGTCGCGGTTGTACATGGGCGGCTAGCAGGTGGCAGGTAGATGACAAATGGTGACACGTGAATTTGATCACTGCGTCAAACACTGACAACCCGCCGTTTGCCCAGCGTCTGGTTACCCAGAGACTGTTTGCCCAGCGACTGGTTACCCAGAGCCGAATCGGCCTAGAGCTTCCTCGACACGCTGGGCCCACCCAACGACGGTGTCCCGTTACCGGATGGTCACCGACGAACCGAGCGAAATGATTCCGTACAGATCGTCGGCGTAGTCAGCCGCCAGACTGATGCAGCCCTTGTCGGTGGGTTGTCGACTTTTGGGGCTTCCGTGGATGCACATTTGCCCGCCCAGATCGATCCATGCGTTGCCGTAGGGATTTTCGGGGCTGCCCGGCGCGATGGGCGAACCGGCGGCGTCGTAATAGGTTCGGGATTCTTGCTTTTCCTGGACCGTGAACGTGCCCGGTTTCGGCACCGGATCGTTACCGACATCGATCGGGAAACGGCCAGCGTAAAGATCGCCTAGGAACAGCGTCAGCTCTTTGGCGTTTACGTCGACTTCGGCGCGAAACGGGCCGCGAACCACTTTCAGCTCTGTCCCGGGCAGGATCGTGACCGGGTCCTGGACTTGGTTGATGTTGGCCAGCAGTTGCCAAGGCACATCATACTTCTCTGCGATTTCGATCAGCGTCTCGGTCTGGCCGACACGATGGGCGCTCTCTAGCAGGTGACGTTGCGAATAGATCACGTCTGCTGCCAAAGGATCCAATCGCGAGATCAGTTCGCTGCGTTCTTCGCCGGTCAAATCCGGTGTGCTGTAAAAAATGCTTAGCGTCGCCAGCGCTTCTTTGCGTTGGTCGGCGGCGTATTGCCGGTCTGCGATCTGGATGGCGTTGGCGAGGCCAAGGTTGCGTTGGTCGCTGAGCGTCGCTCCGCGGTCCAAGCCGTCAACCGCTTGGTCGTTCATCTTGATTGCCGAAACCTGAGTCACGGGGACCTTGGATTCGTCGCTGCCCGACGCCTGAAACCGCTCGCCCGTATTTGGATCGAATTTCGATCGGGCCAATTCAGGGTCCGGCACGACAAACGATTGGTTGGTGCTGGGGTAGCCGTGGGCATCGCTGGCAACTTCCGCTGCCGCGGGAGCTGATGAAGCGTCGCTGATCGAAAAACTAGCGGCGCTGGCCGAGGTGCCACCGTCGAACGACGGAACACTCGATGGCACAGCCGCGGGCGAATTCATCGGATCGGGAGCCCCAAAGGGTTCCGGTTGCATCAGATTAGACGCGACCGAGTCGATGGGCTGAGTGATTTCAGGGGATCCATCGGCGATCCCCGTGTTGATTTCCAGTTCACCCAAGGATGGTGGCAGCACCGAATCCAGCATCAGCGTGCCATCATCGTTGATCACCAACATGTCTTCGACATCGGGCGGCAACGGTTCGGGAGGAGTCGTCAACGACACCCAACTGCCGTAGATGACGGTCATCAACAGCACAACGATGGCAGCGGTTTTCAGCGTTTGCACGACTGTCCTCCATGACTGGGCCGGCAAACACGACGAAGGCCCAGGTCTTTGATCCTATTTTGCGATAAGAACGGATCTTGTCCGCGCTTATCTTTTCCAACGACGAGCCTAGCGAATCCCTACCCAATCGATCCAGCCCAGTTCTGGTCCGGTCGAAATCGGTCTCGCAATCACCGCCTGCTGCCCCCTCGGGCGACATCCGCGATCTTGGCTGGATACCTTGACAAACGGCGTCGATGTGGCCAGAATTGCACTTGATGAGACTGATTCTCAACAAAGGAAACGAAACCTTGACGACCTTAGATCAGCTGTTGCCGGGCCAATGTGGAGAGATCGTTCGCATCGACGGTGTCGATGGGATCGCGTCGCGACTTCGCGAGATGGGATTCATCCCCGGCGAATCGGTCGAATATCTGCGTCGCGCACCGCTTGGTGACCCGGTGAAGTGTTCGATCCAAGGTTGTCGGATTGCAGTCCGCAGCGGCGAGGCACGTCGGGTACAGGTCCAACCGATCGGTTAACCCCGACCTTGGTTTCCCCGCCCACCATTTTCCCACCCCAACACCCTCCTGCATTCTTCGCTCGGCGCCCGTTTCGCAGGCGCTTGGAACGAGGCGTGTTTTTCAGGGCAACTTTCTCGTGAAGGGGCCGCTGACGTGGCCGCATGCGTTCCATGGCCACAGCCTCGGAAGACTCCCGTTCGAGTGAATCGGCCGGTCCCGGCCAGGAAGACGGCAGCAAACTCGGTGACCGAATCGCCCGAGTCGCGCTGGTGGGAAACCCCAACACGGGCAAAAGCACGCTATTCAATGCGCTAGCCGGATTGCACGTGCGCACCGGCAACTATGCCGGCGTCACGATCGAAAAGAAGGTCGGGCGATGCACTTTGCAGTCTCGCAAAATCGACTTGGTCGATTTGCCGGGCACCTATTCGTTGGCCCCGCGTTCGCCCGACGAACTGGTCGCGGTAGAAGTGCTGACAGACGACTTGGTCAACGAACCGCCGGTCGAGGTGGTCGTTTGTGTGGTCAATTCGGTCCAACTTCAACGCAACCTGTTCCTGGTCAGCCAGCTATTGGAACTGGGCAAGCCGACGATCATCGCACTGAACATGATCGACGCGGCCTCGGCACGCGGGATCACCATCGACGTGGAACGGCTGTCCAAGCAATTAGGGGTCGAAGTCATTCCCACGTCGGCTTCCAAACGACGCGGAATCACAGAACTGAAACAGGCGATCGAGCGTCATCTGTCGGATTCGCCCACGGGTCAAACAGCCCACATCCACCGCGAACAGACGCTGCCGAAAAACTTCTACAAAATTTGCGACGAGCTGCGGGAAGGATTGCTACAGCATTCTTGCATCAGTGTTTCCGCAAGCGGTGAATCCGGCGGCCAGTCCGGCAATTCGACCCGTCCGGGCATGCCAAGCCTTCCCGACGATTATCTGATTCAACGGATGCTGCTGGACCGGGGCGGCGAATCCGAGCGACGATCGATCCGGGAACTCGGTGGCGGTGTGCTGCCGGTTTTGTCGGCCGCCCGGCAAAAGGTTGCCGATGAAATTGGCGACCCGACCGACATGGAATGCAACGCTCGCTACGCGTGGGCTCGCGAAAAACTAAACGGCGTCTTGGGCCAATCGGGCCAAGGATCGTCGTCGGCGACCGATTGGTTGGATGCGGTGCTGACCAATCGCTTGGCCGGGATGTTCCTGTTTGCGGCTGTCATGTTCCTGATCTTTCAATCGATTTATGTCTTGGCTTCGTGGCCGATGGACATCATCGACGGATGTTCGGGATGGGTGACGGACTTGGTCACGTCGTGGATGGCGCCTGGCATCCTGCGCAGTTTGATCACCGATGGCGTGATCGCTGGAGTCGGCGGCGTATTGATTTTCCTGCCGCAGATCGCCTTGTTGTTTTTCTTTTTGGCGGTCCTAGAGGACTGCGGTTACATGGCGCGAGCAGCGTTCTTGGTCGACCGCGTGATGGCCATGTTCGGATTAAGCGGCAAGTCGTTTCTGCCGATGATGAGCTCGTTTGCCTGTGCGGTGCCCGGTGTGATGGCGACTCGCGTGATCGAAAACCGGCGCGATCGATTGGCGACGATCATGGTGGCACCGTTGATGAGCTGCAGTGCTCGGCT
Protein-coding regions in this window:
- the topA gene encoding type I DNA topoisomerase — encoded protein: MAKSTGKALVIVESPAKARTIAKFLGANYLVEASIGHVRDLPAGKKEVPEKFKAEPWAYLGVNTDADFEPLYIVPDEKKKQVKKLKDALKQADELYLATDEDREGEAISWHLQELLKPKVPVHRLVFHEITKEAIQNALSATRKIDDSLVKAQETRRILDRLYGFDMSNLLWRKIGKGTSAGRVQSVAVRLIVDRERERIAFVDSTYWDLGAVFATAAGEPLQATLSTVDGRRIPRGNDFDSTTGQLKNQDLLQMNEVQANELAEKLRKADFKVTKVEVKPFTERPRPPFTTSTLQQEANRKLGFTAKRTMSAAQRLYENGYITYMRTDSMTLSKEAISAARNLVTSEYGQDFLHPDVRVYKGKVKNAQEAHEAIRPAGTPFRVPETIRGELDSDQFRLFDLIWKRTVACQMADAKKQRISISIEGGGATFTASGTSILFEGFLRAYVEGSDNPELELANKDTLLPNVQSSDPLDAKELEPKGHTTQPPARYTEASLTRTLEEKGIGRPSTYASIIGTITDERRNYIVKKGSALVPTWRAFSVTRLMETHFGTLVDYEFTAELEDFLDSISRDEGDRDDYLRKFYFGDDSTDKHNVGLKHRLVEKLDKIDPKESAMFTLGTPTEGEHLEEVFVRVGKFGPYLEQGDRTASIPDGLPPDEMDLQKGLELLEAGQVEEEPIGSDPETGKPIYLKVGRFGPYIQLGEPDDPEKRNQGLLQGMEVADLTLELACKLLTLPRTLGEHPESKAPVQAFDGRYGPYIKCEKDTRSLPAGVSPLEVTFQEALDLLKQPKTRGRGTPKEPLKMFEKPSPITEKEVKILEGRFGPYVTDGETNASLRKGMEPKEMTFEAALDLLAERAAKGPTKKKKKKATKKKATKKKVAKKKTTKKKAAKKKGVAKKKA
- a CDS encoding DUF6800 family protein, coding for MPSGIERVREIRRLRTRRKKVAKLLARAKAGTMEKSEVARKLRRMTTGAEVIIEREGLK
- a CDS encoding DUF695 domain-containing protein, with translation MDNLDSLKGKWTLRKVPLKRGTLLVSINEAAVPYVGNPKLGIKLGFAIPYNLPPDAGAPDPEENDDVSKLEDAICEIVAAQTTGIHVLTLTAPDAKELVFYVTEGVDVAQLHELARAKTDNYDVQCMAQRDPQWLSFQEFLPAS
- the pyrE gene encoding orotate phosphoribosyltransferase, with translation MYNRDELIELIQSESLRRGDFTLASGKKASFYLDCRTLTLHPRGANVVAEGMLEVLQSQGELPAAVGGMAIGADPITASIVTIAGQRDLMLKGFMVRKEPKGHGTGKQVEGPVEPGQRVVIVEDVITSGGSAIQAVEAARKFGLVVDQVIAIIDRLAGGREAFKEKGIELTTLTTIRDFGIEPE
- a CDS encoding L,D-transpeptidase family protein encodes the protein MQTLKTAAIVVLLMTVIYGSWVSLTTPPEPLPPDVEDMLVINDDGTLMLDSVLPPSLGELEINTGIADGSPEITQPIDSVASNLMQPEPFGAPDPMNSPAAVPSSVPSFDGGTSASAASFSISDASSAPAAAEVASDAHGYPSTNQSFVVPDPELARSKFDPNTGERFQASGSDESKVPVTQVSAIKMNDQAVDGLDRGATLSDQRNLGLANAIQIADRQYAADQRKEALATLSIFYSTPDLTGEERSELISRLDPLAADVIYSQRHLLESAHRVGQTETLIEIAEKYDVPWQLLANINQVQDPVTILPGTELKVVRGPFRAEVDVNAKELTLFLGDLYAGRFPIDVGNDPVPKPGTFTVQEKQESRTYYDAAGSPIAPGSPENPYGNAWIDLGGQMCIHGSPKSRQPTDKGCISLAADYADDLYGIISLGSSVTIR
- a CDS encoding FeoA family protein, whose amino-acid sequence is MTTLDQLLPGQCGEIVRIDGVDGIASRLREMGFIPGESVEYLRRAPLGDPVKCSIQGCRIAVRSGEARRVQVQPIG